Proteins from a single region of Desulfobacterales bacterium:
- a CDS encoding anaerobic nitric oxide reductase flavorubredoxin: MKLKNNVQWVGKIDWELRKFHGNEYSTHRGSTYNSYLIKEEKKVLIDTVWLPFAKEFVQKLRESIELSDIDCIVANHAEIDHSGALPEIMEHIPETPIYCTSTGIKSIKGHYHKDWNFISVKTGDSLDMGNEKKLIFVEMKMLHWPDSMACYLTKDNILFSNDAFGQHYASEYLFNDMVDQDELFSECIKYYANILTPFSALVRKKIDEVLELKIPIDMIATSHGVIWRKDPTQIIKKYIEWSEAYQEDQITIIYDTMWGGTRKMAESISQGIKKADGTVNIKLFNAARTDKNDIITEVFKSRLILVGSPTINKGILTSVAGLMEELKGLGFKNKKAAAFGSYGWSGESIKNITKLLEDSGFEIIDQGIKALWNPNEDAVKECIEFGSRIASA, encoded by the coding sequence ATGAAGCTGAAAAACAATGTCCAGTGGGTTGGAAAAATTGATTGGGAATTAAGAAAATTTCATGGCAATGAATATTCAACTCATCGAGGCTCGACGTATAATTCGTATCTGATAAAAGAAGAGAAAAAGGTGCTTATCGATACGGTATGGCTGCCGTTTGCAAAAGAGTTTGTTCAAAAATTGCGGGAGTCGATCGAGTTAAGCGACATAGACTGCATCGTCGCCAACCATGCGGAAATAGATCATAGCGGCGCACTGCCGGAAATAATGGAACATATCCCTGAGACCCCGATATATTGCACCTCGACCGGCATCAAGTCCATCAAAGGCCATTATCATAAGGATTGGAATTTCATTTCCGTAAAAACCGGCGATAGTCTTGATATGGGGAATGAAAAGAAGCTGATTTTTGTCGAGATGAAGATGCTCCATTGGCCGGACAGCATGGCCTGCTATCTGACAAAGGACAACATCCTGTTCAGCAATGATGCTTTCGGCCAGCATTATGCCAGCGAGTACTTATTCAACGATATGGTGGACCAGGATGAGCTGTTTAGTGAATGTATAAAATATTACGCGAATATTTTAACACCTTTCAGCGCCCTGGTTCGGAAAAAAATCGATGAGGTTCTAGAACTTAAAATTCCCATTGATATGATTGCCACGAGTCATGGCGTGATCTGGCGAAAAGATCCCACCCAAATAATCAAGAAGTATATCGAGTGGTCGGAAGCATACCAGGAAGACCAAATTACCATTATATATGACACCATGTGGGGTGGAACGCGCAAGATGGCGGAATCCATCAGCCAAGGAATAAAAAAAGCCGACGGTACGGTCAATATAAAACTGTTCAATGCTGCCCGAACGGATAAAAACGACATCATTACCGAAGTTTTTAAATCCAGATTGATTTTAGTCGGCTCCCCTACCATAAACAAAGGGATATTAACTTCTGTCGCCGGTTTGATGGAAGAACTCAAAGGGCTGGGATTTAAGAATAAAAAGGCGGCGGCCTTCGGTTCATATGGATGGAGCGGAGAATCCATAAAAAATATTACAAAGTTACTGGAAGATTCCGGTTTTGAAATCATCGACCAGGGAATTAAAGCGCTATGGAACCCAAATGAGGATGCCGTCAAGGAATGTATTGAATTTGGCAGTCGAATTGCATCGGCCTGA
- a CDS encoding SDR family oxidoreductase, whose protein sequence is MSKTALITGATSGIGYELSKVFAKNHYNLVIVSRNREKLDAVAGELSRLYDIQVKVIAKDLCKYPAPQALYNETTDGGIQIDVLVNNAGVGINGRLVDLSAAKHMDLIQLNIASLTILCKLFGADMVKMGSGGILNVASTAAFQAGPFMSAYYASKAYVLMFSEGLSAELKGTDVTVTALCPGPTRTDFFDSAGMKGSKLEKIPFMMTPAKVAEIGFSGLQKGKTIVIPGLVNKILAFSSRLFPRGMITAITSYLNYEKN, encoded by the coding sequence ATGAGCAAAACCGCATTGATCACAGGCGCAACATCCGGCATCGGATATGAATTAAGCAAGGTTTTTGCAAAAAACCATTACAATCTTGTCATCGTTTCCAGAAACAGGGAGAAACTCGACGCTGTCGCCGGAGAATTAAGCCGTTTATATGACATTCAGGTTAAGGTCATTGCAAAAGACCTGTGTAAGTACCCCGCACCCCAAGCGCTCTATAATGAAACCACTGACGGCGGCATCCAAATCGACGTGCTGGTAAACAACGCGGGTGTTGGCATCAACGGCCGTTTGGTTGATTTAAGCGCAGCAAAACACATGGATTTGATCCAGCTCAACATTGCTTCCCTGACCATTCTCTGCAAGCTGTTCGGCGCAGACATGGTTAAAATGGGTTCCGGCGGCATTCTCAATGTTGCATCAACAGCGGCATTTCAGGCCGGCCCGTTCATGAGCGCGTACTATGCTTCAAAGGCGTATGTGCTTATGTTTTCAGAAGGATTGAGCGCGGAATTAAAGGGGACCGATGTGACCGTAACTGCCCTGTGCCCCGGCCCGACCCGGACGGATTTTTTTGACAGCGCCGGCATGAAAGGCTCAAAACTGGAGAAAATCCCTTTCATGATGACCCCGGCTAAAGTGGCTGAGATCGGTTTTTCCGGCTTGCAAAAAGGTAAAACGATTGTCATACCCGGGCTGGTCAACAAGATCCTGGCCTTTTCGTCGAGGTTGTTTCCCCGTGGCATGATCACGGCAATAACCTCATATTTGAACTATGAAAAAAACTGA
- a CDS encoding nitronate monooxygenase, whose translation MNFPTLQMNNLVCRIPIIQGGMGVGISMAGLASAVANEGGVGVIATAMIGINESDVASNPVEANIRALKREIRKARSLTRGIIGVNIMVALTNYADLVKAAIEESVDIIFSGAGLPLDLPSYITNGARTKLVPIVSSARAALLICKKWLAKYNYLPDAFVVEGPKAGGHLGFRVEQLDDSDFTLEKLVKEVIAATKSLAAEKGAFIPVIAAGGIYTGRDIRDILELGASGVQMGTRFAVTVECDAAPGFKQALLLAKKEDLIVINSPVGMPGRAVRNHFLDEVGNGKKHPFNCPYKCLKTCRQAESPYCIALALAAAKKGKLKNGFAFAGSNAYRVNEIIPVKTLIASLQQEFSLTYS comes from the coding sequence TTGAACTTCCCAACCCTTCAAATGAATAACCTGGTCTGCCGCATCCCCATTATCCAGGGCGGCATGGGCGTCGGCATTTCCATGGCCGGTCTGGCTTCTGCCGTGGCAAATGAGGGCGGCGTCGGCGTGATCGCCACCGCCATGATCGGTATCAATGAATCGGATGTCGCCAGCAATCCGGTTGAAGCCAATATCAGGGCCTTAAAGCGAGAAATTCGCAAAGCCCGTTCCCTGACCCGCGGGATCATCGGCGTGAATATCATGGTCGCCCTGACCAATTATGCAGATCTTGTCAAAGCCGCCATAGAAGAGTCGGTCGACATCATTTTTTCAGGAGCCGGCCTTCCCCTGGATCTGCCCTCCTATATTACAAATGGCGCCAGAACCAAACTCGTTCCGATTGTATCATCCGCCCGCGCGGCCCTATTGATCTGTAAAAAATGGCTGGCCAAATATAACTATCTGCCGGATGCCTTTGTGGTCGAAGGTCCCAAAGCCGGCGGTCACCTGGGGTTTAGGGTGGAACAGTTGGACGACTCTGACTTTACCCTGGAAAAACTGGTGAAAGAAGTGATCGCTGCAACAAAATCGCTGGCTGCCGAAAAGGGGGCTTTTATTCCCGTTATCGCGGCCGGCGGCATCTATACCGGCCGTGATATTCGCGACATTTTAGAGCTGGGGGCATCCGGCGTTCAGATGGGAACCCGGTTTGCAGTTACCGTTGAATGTGATGCCGCCCCCGGCTTTAAGCAGGCCCTGCTTCTCGCTAAAAAAGAAGACTTGATCGTCATCAATAGCCCGGTGGGCATGCCCGGTCGGGCTGTCCGCAATCACTTTCTAGATGAAGTTGGGAACGGCAAAAAACATCCCTTCAACTGCCCCTATAAGTGTCTCAAAACCTGCCGCCAGGCTGAAAGCCCCTATTGCATCGCCCTGGCCCTTGCAGCCGCCAAAAAAGGAAAGCTGAAAAACGGTTTTGCCTTTGCCGGCAGCAATGCCTACCGGGTCAATGAAATTATTCCGGTAAAGACCCTGATCGCATCCCTGCAGCAGGAATTTTCCCTGACCTATTCTTGA
- a CDS encoding GNAT family N-acetyltransferase, with amino-acid sequence MRYAKSDDLPDIVAIYNSAVATRLSTADTQKVTIGAKADWFQKHTPDKRPIFVHEEDGEVVAWVSFESFYGRPAYDHTAEISIYVSPRCQGRGMGRLLLQNSIETAQRLDIKTLIGFIFSHNEPSLRLFKSFGFRQWGMLPDIAEMDGTEYSLSILGKRVKP; translated from the coding sequence ATGAGATACGCCAAATCAGATGACCTGCCTGACATTGTGGCCATATATAACTCGGCCGTTGCAACGCGCCTGTCTACGGCTGACACGCAAAAGGTAACCATTGGCGCCAAAGCGGATTGGTTTCAAAAACATACCCCCGACAAACGGCCCATATTCGTACATGAAGAAGATGGCGAGGTCGTCGCATGGGTCAGTTTTGAATCGTTTTACGGCCGCCCTGCTTACGACCATACTGCTGAAATCAGTATTTATGTCTCTCCCCGGTGCCAAGGCCGCGGAATGGGTCGGCTACTTCTGCAAAATTCCATTGAAACAGCCCAAAGACTTGACATAAAAACCCTGATCGGGTTTATTTTCTCCCACAATGAACCGAGTCTAAGACTGTTCAAATCATTTGGATTCAGACAATGGGGCATGCTCCCGGATATTGCAGAGATGGACGGAACGGAATACAGCCTTTCGATACTGGGGAAACGGGTCAAGCCCTGA
- a CDS encoding DUF2721 domain-containing protein has protein sequence MDITLTTPALLFPATCLLLLAFTNRFLALSARIRTLSAQYKINPEDIIVSQIVSLRKRVVLIRNMQAFAAASLFLCVLCMFAIFGGLNMLGKIIFGISMLLMLVSIGISIKEIAVSVEALNMELSGMEKQRKP, from the coding sequence ATGGATATCACCCTTACAACACCGGCGTTGCTGTTTCCCGCAACCTGCCTGCTGTTATTGGCCTTTACCAACCGGTTTCTGGCTTTAAGCGCCCGCATTCGTACGCTGAGCGCCCAGTATAAAATCAACCCCGAAGACATCATTGTGAGCCAGATTGTCAGTTTGCGTAAACGGGTGGTATTAATCCGGAATATGCAGGCATTCGCCGCGGCCAGCCTGTTTTTATGCGTCCTGTGCATGTTTGCCATTTTCGGCGGCTTGAATATGCTGGGGAAAATCATCTTCGGCATCAGTATGCTGCTGATGCTGGTTTCCATCGGCATTTCCATTAAGGAAATTGCCGTATCGGTTGAGGCATTAAATATGGAGCTGAGCGGCATGGAAAAGCAGAGAAAGCCTTGA
- a CDS encoding HAD family phosphatase: protein MQKKALLWDNDGVLVDTEILYFQATRQAFQTVGVELTEERYHRFFLKESSGTLHLANENGLPSEIAEKLRAERDRIYSRKLQTENLTRAGVEQVLTRLQKKVIMGVVTSSHADNFKIIHDRTGFGRFFDFVITGDDVTETKPSPEPYLAALQRTGCTPRECVAIEDSERGLLSAKAAGIACWVIPTELTRYGDFSMADKVLTCVADVVRFMP from the coding sequence ATGCAAAAAAAAGCGCTATTATGGGATAACGACGGCGTACTGGTGGATACGGAAATCTTGTACTTTCAGGCGACAAGACAGGCGTTCCAAACAGTAGGCGTCGAATTGACCGAGGAGCGGTACCACAGGTTCTTCCTCAAGGAATCGTCGGGTACGCTTCACCTGGCAAATGAAAACGGACTGCCGTCGGAAATCGCGGAGAAGCTTCGGGCCGAACGCGATCGGATCTACAGCCGGAAGCTGCAAACCGAAAACCTCACCCGCGCGGGCGTTGAGCAGGTTCTCACCCGCCTGCAGAAAAAGGTCATAATGGGGGTGGTGACGAGTTCCCATGCCGATAATTTTAAAATCATCCATGACCGCACCGGGTTCGGCCGATTCTTTGATTTTGTCATCACCGGGGATGACGTTACTGAAACCAAACCCAGTCCGGAACCTTACCTGGCGGCACTCCAAAGGACAGGCTGCACCCCCCGGGAATGCGTCGCCATCGAAGACTCCGAGCGCGGTCTGCTGTCGGCCAAAGCCGCCGGGATTGCGTGCTGGGTCATTCCGACGGAACTGACCCGGTACGGAGATTTCAGTATGGCCGATAAGGTATTAACCTGCGTGGCGGATGTGGTCCGATTCATGCCTTGA
- a CDS encoding aminotransferase class I/II-fold pyridoxal phosphate-dependent enzyme produces the protein MTLYSDRTLMIGTENAFKIGPHIAKVESQENPVAKLNLGEPDFNAPPWVKDEVIRQIEKDNTHYCDPKGILSFRKAVADQVNATRGLDVSPDQVCVFPGGKPSIGFSQQIYCNPGDEVIYPSPGFPIYESFIRYFGSVPVPLHLKEEQNFTFTPRELERLITPKTKLIFLNFPSNPTGGVATEEQLHAIADVIMSRCGPDVRVYSDEIYENIVFDDQQHHSIASVSGMEKRTIISSGLSKSFAWTGGRIGYVVTPTAAEADTFKNMNINYFSCIPPYNQEGAREALQNPQSGPWIAQMAQTFQQRRDVILEALNSIDGVSCQKAGGAFYLFPNISGLCKRLGVFSAFNSLPAAIKRTTSPATLFQMFALYHHKVAVMDRRSFGAIGTENMHFLRLSIAANLETLKEGVRRISAAGDDTEGFRRYIAAAENLF, from the coding sequence ATGACACTGTATTCGGACCGGACCCTCATGATCGGTACGGAAAACGCTTTTAAAATAGGCCCTCATATTGCTAAAGTCGAATCCCAGGAAAATCCCGTTGCCAAACTGAACCTGGGAGAACCTGATTTCAACGCACCCCCATGGGTCAAGGATGAAGTCATCCGCCAGATCGAAAAAGACAACACCCATTACTGTGACCCCAAGGGGATTCTTTCCTTTCGAAAAGCCGTGGCCGACCAGGTAAATGCCACCCGTGGACTGGATGTCAGCCCGGATCAGGTTTGCGTTTTTCCCGGCGGCAAGCCCTCCATCGGCTTTTCACAGCAGATTTACTGCAATCCGGGCGACGAAGTCATCTATCCCAGCCCCGGCTTTCCGATATACGAATCGTTTATTCGCTACTTCGGATCTGTTCCGGTTCCACTGCACCTCAAGGAAGAGCAGAATTTCACCTTCACGCCCCGGGAGCTCGAACGCCTGATTACACCGAAAACAAAGCTCATTTTCCTGAATTTTCCGTCCAATCCCACCGGCGGGGTAGCCACCGAGGAACAACTGCATGCCATCGCCGATGTCATTATGTCCAGGTGCGGCCCGGACGTACGCGTATATTCCGATGAAATATACGAAAACATCGTTTTCGATGATCAGCAGCACCATTCCATCGCATCGGTCAGCGGAATGGAAAAGCGAACGATTATCAGCAGCGGCCTGTCTAAATCCTTTGCATGGACCGGGGGCCGGATCGGTTATGTGGTGACGCCGACGGCTGCGGAAGCCGATACGTTTAAAAATATGAACATCAACTATTTTTCGTGCATCCCCCCCTATAACCAGGAGGGCGCCCGGGAGGCGCTGCAAAACCCACAGTCCGGCCCCTGGATCGCCCAAATGGCGCAGACATTTCAACAGCGCCGTGATGTCATCCTGGAAGCCTTGAACAGCATCGACGGTGTCTCCTGCCAGAAGGCCGGCGGCGCCTTCTATCTCTTTCCCAACATCAGCGGGCTGTGTAAGCGGCTGGGCGTCTTTAGCGCCTTTAACAGTCTGCCGGCTGCAATTAAACGGACGACCTCACCCGCCACCCTGTTCCAGATGTTCGCTCTCTACCATCACAAGGTAGCGGTAATGGACCGGCGCTCCTTTGGCGCCATCGGCACCGAAAACATGCATTTTCTGAGGCTCTCAATTGCGGCAAATCTTGAAACCCTGAAAGAGGGCGTCCGGCGAATTTCCGCCGCCGGTGATGATACTGAAGGGTTTCGACGTTACATCGCTGCCGCTGAAAATCTTTTCTGA
- a CDS encoding peptidylprolyl isomerase: MSKAKKGDNVKVHYTGTLADGTCFDSSLERAPLAFTIGKGMLLPAFESGVIGLRTGESINIHIPAKDGYGLRDEQLIGSIPLDRLPQDLNPQVGMKLQMKTPEGEIMIMAITELRKSSITVDGNHHLAGQDLNFEIKLVEILPH; this comes from the coding sequence ATGTCAAAGGCAAAAAAAGGCGATAACGTAAAAGTTCATTATACCGGAACACTGGCAGACGGCACCTGCTTTGACTCTTCCCTGGAACGTGCCCCCCTGGCGTTTACCATCGGTAAGGGTATGCTGCTGCCTGCATTTGAATCGGGGGTAATCGGACTCCGGACGGGTGAATCCATAAACATACATATTCCGGCGAAGGATGGCTATGGATTGCGGGATGAACAGCTCATCGGCAGCATCCCCCTGGATCGGCTGCCCCAGGATCTGAATCCGCAAGTCGGCATGAAACTCCAGATGAAGACGCCGGAAGGAGAAATAATGATTATGGCCATAACCGAATTGCGCAAAAGCAGCATCACCGTCGATGGAAATCATCATCTGGCCGGTCAGGATCTGAATTTTGAGATCAAGCTTGTTGAAATTCTGCCGCATTGA